In the genome of Pseudoliparis swirei isolate HS2019 ecotype Mariana Trench chromosome 3, NWPU_hadal_v1, whole genome shotgun sequence, one region contains:
- the pygma gene encoding glycogen phosphorylase, muscle form: MSKSLTDHERKKQISVRGLAGVENISALKQDFNRHLHFTLVKDRNVATKRDYFFALAHTVREHLIGRWIRTQQHYYEKDPKRVYYISLEFYMGRTLQNTMVNLALENACDEAMYQLGLDMEELQDMEEDAGLGNGGLGRLAACFLDSMASLGLAAYGYGIRYEFGIFNQKIVNGWQVEEADDWLRFGNPWEKARPEYMHPVHFYGRTEHHADGVKWVDTQVVLALPYDTPIPGYRNNVVNTMRLWSAKAPCEFNLKDFNVGGYIQAVLDRNLAENISRVLYPNDNFFEGKELRLKQEYFVVSATLQDIIRRFKVSKFGSREVVRTDFSKLPDKVAIQLNDTHPALAIPELMRVLVDEEKLQWDMAWDICVRTCAYTNHTVLPEALERWPVDLFAHLLPRHLEIVYEINRRHLERVAAHFPGDHERLSRMSLIEESGQKRINMAHLCIVGSHAVNGVARIHSDILKATIFKDFYEMEPDKFQNKTNGITPRRWLVMCNPGLAEVIAERIGEDFIRDLDQLKGLCNFVNDEAFIRDVAKVKQENKLKFAAHLEEHYKVKINPDSMFDLQVKRIHEYKRQLLNCLHIITYYNRIKKEPNKQWTPRTVIIGGKAAPGYHTAKMIIRLITAIGEVVNNDPVVGDRLKVIFLENYRVTLAERVIPASDLSEQISTAGTEASGTGNMKFMLNGALTIGTMDGANVEMAEEAGEGNIFIFGMLVDEVDALEKKGYNAQEYYNRLPELKQAVDQISGGFFSPKQPDLFKEIVNMLMHHDRFKVFADYEEYIKCQEKVNALYKDPKEWTKKVIYNIAGCGKFSSDRTISQYAREIWGVEPTLEKLPAPDDLS, encoded by the exons ATGTCGAAGTCCCTGACCGACCACGAGAGGAAGAAGCAGATTTCGGTGCGAGGCCTCGCCGGCGTGGAGAACATCTCGGCGCTGAAGCAAGATTTCAACCGACACCTCCACTTCACGCTGGTGAAGGACAGGAACGTGGCCACCAAGAGGGATTACTTCTTCGCTCTGGCCCACACGGTGCGGGAGCATCTGATTGGCCGCTGGATCAGAACCCAGCAGCACTACTATGAGAAAGACCCCAAA CGCGTGTACTACATCTCCCTGGAGTTCTACATGGGCCGCACCCTCCAGAACACCATGGTGAACCTGGCGCTGGAGAACGCCTGTGACGAGGCCATGTACCAG TTGGGTCTGGacatggaggagctgcaggacatGGAGGAAGACGCCGGTTTGGGGAACGGTGGCCTGGGGCGTCTCGCTG CCTGTTTCCTGGACTCCATGGCGTCCCTGGGTCTGGCTGCCTATGGCTACGGCATTCGCTACGAATTTGGTATCTTCAATCAAAAAATTGTCAACGGCTGGCAG GTGGAGGAGGCCGATGATTGGCTGCGCTTCGGTAACCCCTGGGAGAAGGCGCGGCCCGAGTACATGCACCCGGTGCACTTCTACGGCAGGACCGAGCATCACGCCGACGGAGTCAAATGGGTCGACACTCAG GTGGTGCTGGCGTTGCCGTATGACACGCCCATCCCCGGCTACAGGAACAACGTGGTGAACACCATGAGACTGTGGTCAGCCAAGGCTCCTTGCGAGTTCAACCTGAAAGACT TCAATGTGGGCGGCTACATTCAGGCCGTGTTGGACAGAAACTTGGCTGAGAACATCTCCCGGGTGCTGTACCCCAACGACAAT ttcTTTGAAGGGAAGGAGCTGCGTCTGAAGCAGGAATACTTCGTGGTGTCCGCCACCCTGCAGGACATCATCCGGCGTTTCAAGGTCTCCAAGTTCGGCTCCAGGGAGGTCGTCCGCACCGACTTCAGCAAACTGCCTGACAAG GTCGCCATCCAGCTGAATGACACTCACCCAGCCTTGGCTATTCCTGAGCTGATGAGGGTTCTGGTTGATGAGGAGAAGCTCCAATGGGACATG GCCTGGGACATCTGCGTGCGCACCTGTGCCTACACCAATCACACGGTCCTCCCTGAAGCTCTGGAGCGGTGGCCCGTCGACCTGTTCGCTCACCTGCTGCCTCGCCACCTGGAGATTGTCTATGAGATCAACCGTCGCCACCTAGAG AGAGTCGCCGCTCACTTCCCCGGTGACCACGAGCGTCTGAGCCGCATGTCCCTCATCGAGGAGAGCGGTCAGAAGAGGATCAACATGGCCCATCTGTGCATTGTGGGTTCCCACGCTGTCAACGGAGTGGCCCGTATTCACTCTGACATCCTCAAAGCTACTAT TTTCAAGGACTTCTATGAGATGGAGCCGGATAAGTTCCAAAACAAGACCAACGGCATCACTCCTCGCCGCTGGCTGGTCATGTGCAACCCCGGGCTGGCCGAGGTCATCGCCGAG AGAATCGGCGAGGACTTCATTCGCGACCTCGACCAGCTGAAGGGTCTCTGCAATTTTGTGAACGACGAGGCTTTCATCCGCGACGTGGCCAAAGTGAAGCAG GAGAACAAGTTGAAGTTCGCCGCTCACTTGGAGGAACACTACAAGGTGAAGATCAACCCCGACTCCATGTTCGACCTCCAGGTGAAGAGAATCCACGAGTACAAGCGGCAGCTGCTCAACTGCCTGCACATCATCACCTACTACAACC GCATAAAGAAGGAGCCCAACAAGCAGTGGACTCCAAGAACCGTCATCATTGGAGGAAAG GCGGCCCCCGGGTACCACACGGCCAAGATGATAATCCGTCTGATCACAGCTATCGGTGAGGTGGTCAACAACGACCCCGTGGTGGGGGACCGCCTCAAGGTCATCTTCCTGGAGAACTACAGAGTCACATTGGCAGAGAGAG TCATCCCCGCGTCCGACCTGTCGGAGCAGATTTCCACAGCCGGCACCGAGGCCTCCGGCACGGGCAACATGAAGTTCATGTTGAACGGGGCCCTGACCATCGGCACCATGGACGGAGCCAACGTGGAGATGGCCGAGGAGGCCGGCGAGGGCAACATCTTCATCTTCGGCATGTTGGTGGACGAGGTCGATGCGCTGGAGAAGAAAGG GTACAACGCTCAGGAGTACTACAACCGGCTGCCGGAGCTCAAACAGGCGGTGGACCAGATCTCTGGAGGCTTCTTCAGCCCCAAGCAGCCGGACCTGTTCAAAGAAATCGTCAACATGCTGATGCATCATGACAG ATTTAAGGTCTTTGCTGATTATGAAGAATATATCAAATGCCAGGAGAAAGTCAACGCTCTCTACAAG GACCCCAAAGAATGGACCAAGAAGGTGATCTACAACATTGCAGGATGTGGCAAGTTCTCCAGCGACCGCACCATCTCCCAGTACGCCCGGGAGATCTGGGGCGTGGAGCCCACGCTGGAGAAGCTCCCCGCCCCCGACGACTTGTCATAA